Part of the Plasmodium vinckei vinckei genome assembly, chromosome: PVVCY_13 genome, TGATAACGAgctaaaattattaaataaaacgCTACCGGTAGGAGAACATAAAATGATTTACTACTtaagcatatataatttgatCGGGGCAGCGGCActtttgttattttcattattgggtcattttatttataaaccCCTTTTAAGGCcaatatatttaagttCATTTGTcgtatcattatttttaatatcatcAGGAGTATATACAACATCAATAAGCAAAAACatttctttaaaaattatcgGAGTGATGGATGCATTAAAATACCATCCAGATTATATGttactaaataaaataaatcaattaAATAGTGATCAAAATGATAAAGTAATACAAGGGGATGATGAAGTGGATATAGATATTGAAGATCAATCAGACGATTTTAAAGACATAAGTTTTTTTGATGCAAATAAACTTTTAGAAATGATCAAAGATAGACAATCATTTCTTGAAactaaaaaggaaaaattgCTAAAAAGATTAACCAGAGAtgatttaatgaaaatgtttaatgaaataaaagtaaccaataataatgaacataaaattatgatagaaaacaaaatattagaattatatgaacaaattaaaaatgttgagAGAaactttaatatatatgataacttctataaatttatagaaaataattctcCCCTTTTCATAACAAATtctgaaaaaataaaaatcttTGCGCAAAAATTTCAaagtatttataattattataataagtctatttttaatatttcaaagTATGAGTTAGTAAAACATGataatgaaattattaaaGTATATTTAGATTCGATAGAAACAATTAAGAAAgtaagagaaaaaaatcaGAATGCAAAgttatttgaatatatagatgaccttaaaaaaagaaacataCTTATTCTCTCTTCCGCATTATTACTGATGTCTTTTATGTACATCCATAAAGGCGCAACATTAACTTCAACAAGCTCTATGTCAATAACTTTAATGTAAGacaattttcattttttttttgattctttttgtatttaattaatgaattacataagtttatataaatgtataatcatatggatatatatccattttcacatattttatttttttaccttCTTAGATACGCCCCCTCTATGTCCTACCTAATTACACTTGCTTGTATTTTCGTTTGTAGCGgtgtttttttcttttctatTGTTGGattgatattatatatttttagttttatattaatattttttttaatattttcccAATGTTTTTGTGAAAAGATATTCAAGTTTTTTATGggattaatatttttatttttatttattttttgttttttaattggATATATCTTAATAGAAGATTTTAATGAAGGCTCAAAAGTATTTAAtgaatacaaaaaaaatgaattcaatgattttttttgggTATTATTAAGCAAAGGATCATATGAGCGTTTtaaaagttttattttattttcaaatggACAAATGTTTTTAGTATGTATTGCTTTATGCGCCTTTATGACGATATATTCCCTTTACAGCGTATTCTACACTTTCCGTTCTATTTATTCTTAATAAGATATCagatcatttttaatttttccaaAGAAACATacacacacacacacatatTTGTATACATACATCCATTCATTTCTATATGCttcaatatatatgttaacACCCAAATAGAATCAACTAAGAGACAATGGTGTTGTTCCACAATTAACGATatctcattttttttctcaactttttttattattgttactTTTTCATTTGCTACGTTTttcgttattttttttttctaaatatattttctatttacgattttttattgtattaaTTCAATaacacttttattttttttgacgtattaaatttatagatatttattaatatggaATGCTTATATATCACATTCTTTACATTTGTCACCATCTATTTTAATGTGCAacattaaatatgttttcgGAAACAacaataaaagaaaaaaatctaattcattatatcgttaaaaatgaataattttcattttgaagCGTTATTGTTGAatgtgtattttatttttttagtaaaaaaataaaatggaaaattaaaaaaaaataaaataagagatataaaatagtatGAAATACCAAAGTAGGATAAGTAAATAATATCGGTggagataaaaaaaactaacAAAACATTATGTCTTATACATtggtataaaatatatacactatatatatttaatgtacattaaaattgaagaaaaatataaaggtatatattgttttacttaaaaataaaagaaaaatataaactatttttttcgttttttttttgtaattcaTTTGAAAAGATTTTGCTAATCTGCATTGCAAAATAGTGAAAGaatttcatttaatataattgcattggaaaaaaatagggGCTCGTGCTTTTTTGTAATCTTATACGTTAAGCAGTGTATTAAATACAATTAACTCTGCATTcgtattaaaatattagtgATTATGTACATTTAAAGATGTATGCTCCTCCATATATACATAGTTTCGCATATGTAAATGGAGAGCACGAATTGCATGCAAATTTATGCTTTCTTCATTATAGTTTAATGGTATAAAGAGcctcatatatattactcatatgtatatataatagccCTACGAATACACCAATTTAGAGATATGTAAcatgaaattaaaaaaaaattgtaattatCTTGAGTTTGTTTATACTAAACATATAAatcttataaatatttaatttttccaaAATCAATTCTTCTAGTTGCATAAACAGTCCAGAAAAATCTTTGCCAAACAGTCATTAATACCATTGCAACAAAAGCCCCACTTACTAATTTAAGACCAGTTAATTTTCTCTCATCATGAGTTGGTTCAGCTGCCcatgttaaaaaatttacaacaTCTTTTGCCATTTGAGAAACATTACAAGGAGTCCCATCTTCATATTCAATCATGTCATCTTGAAGAGGAGGGGGCATAGATATTGATCCTCCGGGGAAATaagtattataatataaaccTTGTCTTAATACGACACCTTCGGGTGGGTCACGATAACAAGtcaataaagaaaatatataatctGGACCATTATGTCTTGCTGTTGTTATAACAGATAAATCTGGTGGTGATGCACCTCCATTTGCATATCTTGCAGCTTCTTCATTTGGATATGGTTTTGGAAAAGAATCTGTTAAAATACCAGGTCTTGTAAACATTTCACCTTTATCATCTGGCCCATCTTCTATATCATATGATGCTGCAATTTGTTTTACTCTTTTTTCTGGATATACTTCATTAACTAAACTACGGAATTGTAGTTGTTCCATTGAATGGCATGTAGCACATATTTGTCTATATACTTCAAACCCTCGTCGTACACTTGGTATATCATGTGAATGAAACATGGACTTAAACCAAAATGGATAATGTGGTGTGTGTGGTGGCTCATAATCCATACACCAAGCAACGGGCCTTGATTGCATATTGTTATGCACTATTGAAAAACCCAaagcaaataataaataatattttaaatttaaatatttatatttttttctttcttcaCTTTCTTCTTCAGTATATGGCTGtaaatgattttttaatCTATCTTGGCTTTTTTTATctggtaaaaaaaaatcacaTCCTTCTTCTAATGTCCCTCTACATATTTGTCTCTTATAATCGGTGTGACTATTTCTGTAGTTGTCATTTGGCTTAAATCTAtccaatatataataattcagattttttattctgttattttttttttgggctttgtatatattcttcTCAAATTCA contains:
- a CDS encoding cytochrome c1 precursor, putative; protein product: MAGGGALNNLFPGYKDKLWLKLPYRLRLHLIKSWNNEFEKNIYKAQKKNNRIKNLNYYILDRFKPNDNYRNSHTDYKRQICRGTLEEGCDFFLPDKKSQDRLKNHLQPYTEEESEERKKYKYLNLKYYLLFALGFSIVHNNMQSRPVAWCMDYEPPHTPHYPFWFKSMFHSHDIPSVRRGFEVYRQICATCHSMEQLQFRSLVNEVYPEKRVKQIAASYDIEDGPDDKGEMFTRPGILTDSFPKPYPNEEAARYANGGASPPDLSVITTARHNGPDYIFSLLTCYRDPPEGVVLRQGLYYNTYFPGGSISMPPPLQDDMIEYEDGTPCNVSQMAKDVVNFLTWAAEPTHDERKLTGLKLVSGAFVAMVLMTVWQRFFWTVYATRRIDFGKIKYL